The Pseudorca crassidens isolate mPseCra1 chromosome 3, mPseCra1.hap1, whole genome shotgun sequence genome includes the window CCTCATCCCGAGGCAGacactgggaggagggggaggcaagAGGCGGGGACGTCAGGGCCCCGGCTCCAGGGGCGGGTCCCCAGGGCTCCCAAGAGATCTAAGCGTCCAGCACTATATTGCAACCAGGTGTCGCAATACTAGACCCCTGGAAATTCGGCCCCTTCGGACGCCCCTGCGCCCAACCTCAGCCTGAGACCCAGTGCCTACTCCCAGTTTCGAGGTACCTCCGCCCCCAGGTCCAAAAGCTCCCAGACCCTCAGATCCCCAAACCCTAAGAGGCTTCTCCCTCAGATGCCAGAGGCTCTTGTGCCCAGCCCCGACGGGCCCGGGCGCCCAGATTCCCCGCCCCGTGCCCGAGCACCGGCGACGGTGGAGACAGCGTCAGAGGCGCAGGCGTCTGGCGGGCTCCCCGGAGGCGGCGGCAGCGGCTCAGCTGGCAGTGCAGGAACTGCACAGAGGCGTTGAAGACCGGGCGCAGGCGGAAGCTGAAGCGCGCGGGGCGAGCGGCACCTGGGAGCGGCCGCGGTGGCGGGAAGGTGACCGAGGAGTCGGCGGAACAGCCCCCGCGCAGCAGCGCCAGGGCGGGGCCCGGGGTCTGGCGTGAGGATGGTGTCACCCAGCAGCGGTGCAGGGCCATGCCCCAGCGCGGGGAGGGACGGGCCAGGGCCGCCTGGGGGGCGGGGTCGCGGTCAGGGTTGGCTGCCCCCACCGGCTGCCACCTGGCCTCGGTGAGCCCCGCGCCCGTACCTGCACGAACACGCGGCTGTCAGCCGGGACCTCCAACGGCCCCGCGCGGCGCGGGAAGGCGTCCTCCGCGTCCGACAGCTCCAGACTGAAAAGGGGTCGGCGCAGCCTGGGCCCTGGCGCCGCGCGGAACGGGGACACTGGCAGGGAGAAAGGGTGGCACAGGGGAAGGAGGATGCGCTGTCCCTTAGGCCCCCTTGGCAAGTGAGCCAACCTCGCCTCCACTGCCTACTTTGGAAAATGGATGCAGTTGCGGTGGAGGATTCACCCGCGCTCGGCTCCGCGCTTCCCACCGCCAGCCGTAAAGCAGCTGGGATGTACCCGCTGGAGACCTGGGGGAcatcccagcccagcccctgagCCTGGGCGCAAAGCTGCGCCTTCCTGGGGAGGAGCCCCCTTCCCAGACCTCTACTTCACCATCCCCAGTGAGCGAGGGAATCCCTGGCCCGGAAGGGGTCGAGGGGCACCTGATGGTGGAGGGTCAGCCTGGGTGAGGTCAAAGGCCCTCCCCTTCTGGAGTCTGAACCCCCCGCTCATCCACCGAGGACCAGGGGCTCCTCTGGGGTCACAGCAGGGCCGTTTGGGGGGAGGGTGCTGGCCCCATTCTTGCCTTTCTAAGGGGAGGGAAGAATAGCAAGGCGCTCTCCCCCAAGCCCTTTGGGCATCGTGGAGGCCCAGCCCGGGGCCTTTTCCCTTTGTCAGTGTTCCTCACTCACTCGCAGGCTGAGGGCAGCATCGGCAAAGGGTAGAGGCACAGGGGAGCCTCCACTGGGGTGTGTgatcacacacacatgcaccacaCTGACAAAGACCTCTGCCTTAAGGAGGCGCTCAGCTGGGGTCCTCATCAAAGGATGTTCTCAAATGTCCAGAATTACCGGCACAGACACTCCCTAAAAGCATTGGCGCAGACTGCTCCCCTCCCACAGCCCTTGGTCTCACCTGGCTGCTGGGACTTCGAAGAAGTTGGGGATCCCAGAGAACCTGGAAAACGGGGGACGGTGCagaccccacctcccacccacccccgttCCCCCAGGCGGGGTGGATGAGAGGGTGCACTGAGAAAGAGTAACACGGGAGTTGGGGTGTGCTGGGCCACGTCCCCTTGCCTGTACATACCAGCTGACTCGCTGGGCAAGGTGGTCATCCCTGGGAGCAGGGCCAGCAGCAGGATAGCGGTGCCCAGCATGCTGGACCGGCTGAGGCAGCACTGGGCCAGGCAGGCGGGCAGGCGGCTCTGGCCTTGGCTGGGGGGCCATTTGGGGAGGCAAGGAGCGGGGGCGGTGCACTGATGGGCCGACATCAGAGCCCACGGCCAAGGCCTGCTGGGGATTAAGGGCTCTCTGGCCAGACCCGTAGCTATCAGGCTGGGGGGCGGTCCCTCACAATGGCCATTAGATATGGGGCTAGTCACTACAAACACCTcccccccaggccccagccctgcctgtcTCTCTTCGCTGCAGAGGCCCCATCCACCAGCCCCCAAGCCCCAAGGTCAGGGCTCACGACCCCTTCCCTGGCCCCTTTCCCCACCTCACTGCCAGGCTCAcaacacacaccacagacaccgcagaagaaaagggaggggttTTATTCTCAAGCGTCTAAGGATTTACAAACGAGGGCGTTTCGTTTTAAAAAGGGACGGGGCAGTACTGGCGGCCTGAGAAGGGGTTGTAGACCATGGGCTGGGCCCAGGCCCCCACCTGCCCACTTCACCCTCTGCCTGATGGAGAGGGATGGCTGGTGACTGGTGACTGGGTGGAGGGGGGGAGACATGGGAAAGGTAGGGGGGAAGGAGAGGCTCCCATTTAACACTGAAGGCGGGGAGGGGAAACGGGCcgacacacactcacaaaacagaaaataaagttaaataaaaataaactcaggcAGCTGGCCCTTGGGGCCAGCCACGCGACCTTCCCGGCTACCCACAAAGGCCCCTGTGGCTGGGGCCCATGAGGGAGGGCGGGAGCCAGGCCTACTGGCCCCgcaccctgcccccctcccctcacaAAGGGGATTGGAGCGAAAGAAGGTGGCCacccccggggtggggggcagagaaaAGATGACTTCgagtactttttaaaacatgCGGCGTTTTGTGACTATCCTAGTAGTAACTACAGTCGGTGAGCTAGATGGAGGGTACAGTGACGCCTAGTCTAGATTGCTTCAGCTACATCCAGCGAGCTTCCTCACCTTTGGTGTTGGTTGCTTTTTGTggtttttctggagttttcttttgttttttgttgttatttcgtTGTCCACTTGATTTGCATGCATCACCAACAAAAAGGAAACACACCCCCTCCTCCTGCTCTCGCTGCTCCCCAGGGCCCGGGCCTCGGTGTGGGCTGGGGACTGGCCAGCTCTGGGTGAGTCGAGGGGCGCTCAGGGCCACTACGAGGGCGTGACTGCCTCCACACGCCCAGCCCTCGGCCTGCCCCACCTCTGTCCCTGTCACACATCCTCAGACCCCCCACGTCCACTCCACGTGCCCTCAATCCCTGTCTCCCCGGGCCCCATGGCCCCCGCTCCTGTCACCCATTCCCTCCTCCGCCTCTGCCTCACCGGCACCTGCTGCCCTCCACCATGCCCCACGCCTGCCTTCCCTGAAGGCCACCCTGTGTGGCCACGGCCCCTTGGGCTCCCTCCACACCCCCCGAGGTCCTCAACTCACCCCTACAAGCTGTGGCCAGTCTCCAGCCCCGAGGGAGGagcaccccgcccccccacccagaGCCCACCTTTGGGACTAGTCTCTCCCCGGCGGGGTGGCCCAGGCCCCCAAGGCtcggcccccagccccccagcgcCCGTGGGCCATCGGGGGGGCTGCCACCACAAGCAGCTAAACATGACTTTGGTAAAAGTTTCTGAAGGTACCGACAAACCCCATGAGAACAAgctcttctcctccccccaccccccaaacaccCCACCAAGTACAATAAAATACGATAAACTCCAAAAAGGACCCCCTgagatcaaaaagagaaagagagagaccagCCCGGGTCTGGCTGCAGTCACAACGTCCAGCCCGCCTGCCCAGGGCGAGGACGCCAGCCAACTGACTCATGGCTTGCCGGAGACCTAAACGGACCCAGGGGTGCCGCCGGGGGTGGCAGGGCCTGGGCCAGGAGAGAGGCAGAagcagggagggagacagggaaagCCAGAGAGGTAgagagggaggggacagagagagggagatggagccAGGGTGCATGTGCGTGCGAGGCGGCGGTGGGACAGCGcggtgtggaggggaggggacaggacgGGCGGCTCTCTCCCGGCCCCTGGGGGCCGCCCCAGCCCAGAGGTTACAACTGAATAAATAGCGAGTCTGCTCGCGGCCTGCTGTCTTCCGTTCACAGTGTCTGTCGGAGGGGATGCGCACAGCCGGCTGATCCTAGGACGGGAAGGGCTGGGGCCTGGTGGGCCCATCTGTCCATGGCTGGTGGGCAGGGAGTCAGGGGTGGGTTGGCGCCCCCTACTTTCTGTCCTCAGCCCTCGGCGGCCGTCCAGGTCCCAGGGCTCCCCTGGCGGGCAGCTGGGTGGccgggtggggaaggggaggccgGTGGCCACGCCCCCGGCCCCCAGTAGGCTGGCCGCCGCTGTGCGGCTACCTGAAGAAGGGCAGGTGATGCTGGCTCAGGACCCCGCTCGCCCGCGGCGACTCGGTCTTCGCCATGACATCCTTGAACCAGGACGCCACGTCCACCTCCAGCGTCTCGTAGCGCTTGATGAAGCTGTGTTCCTGTGGGGCCCAAGGCAGGGCACTTAGGGCGAGGGCGTCTTCCCTGCTGGCCTTGCTCAGGCCCGGCGCCCAGTGTGGCGGGGGGCTtaggatgggggctggggagggcccCGGGTACTCACAAGTAGCTTATTATACTTTGGTCTCTTCCTGTGATCTTTAGTAAGgctggaaggagaagaggaaaggaagagaagtgagAGCAGGTAGGAGAGGCCTGGCCGCCCTCGTGGCTGAGTTGTCGGGTCTGCAAGATCTGTGGGCAGAAGCCCGCACCCTCCCGGGCCTGCGCTTGGGCCCCCCACCGTGACAGAAGCCCAATGTGGGCCGTGAGACGCCcatgggaggggtgggtgggctcCCCCACGGGAGGCTCCAATGTGGACGTCCCGCGTGCGCTACTCTTGCCAGTTGGTGCAGGACACTCAGAGCCCTTAGCCCTGGGGCGCCTCTGCTCGTTCACAGCTCCCCCAAGATGAAGCCCCAGGGCCACCCTGCCAAATACCCCTGGGGCCAGGTGTCCCCTCAGGCTGAGTCCAAACCCAACTCCTAGCTCCCGGGGCTCGGGCTCCAGCCCCCACACCATCCTggggcccctctcccctccccagtggCCTGGGTGCAGGGCCACATCTGACCTCACCCTGCCTTCCAGAGtggagggcgggggcggggctccTCACCAGTCTttaactcttagttgcggcatgtgggatctagttccctgaccagggattgagcccgggccccctgcatcgggagcgtggagtcttaaccgctgtgccaccaggcaagtcccctcACCAGTCTTTGACGAAGGACTGAAAGTCCCCCGAGAAGCCCATGTGACCGGGCAGGAGCGGGGGTTCTTCCTGTAGGACTTTGGTGAGGACCTCAAAGTCCGTCTTGCAGTTCTTGTAGGGAAACTGTCCCGTCGCCAGCTCCACCTGGGAGAGAGACGGGCAGGGCTGGGCCGGCCAAGGACAGGATCTTGCCCTTTCCCGCCACCTGCCTCCGTACCCCGAGAAGACCCCACCCCTGGCCTCGGAGAGCAGGGACCCCAACTCACCAAGGAGATGCCCAGGCTCCACACGTCGGCCCGGATGTCGTAGTCGGGCTTGGTGGGGTCCGGGGGGTCGATGCGCTCAGGCTGCCGGcgggaaggaggagagggtggaTGTACCCCTGTGGCTGGGGTGGGCGTACCGCCCCTCatgcccgcccgcccgccgggcGCTGCTGGGCCCCACTTACTGCCATGTAGGCAGCGCAACCCGCGCTCCGCGTTTTGGCTTTGGAGTCGACGAGGCGGCCGCTGATGCCGAAGTCGCAGAGCTTGATCTGGCCCCGCTCATCCAGCAGGATGTTGGAGGGCTTGACGTCCCGGTGGATCACGCCGTGCTTCTCCTTCAGGTAGTAGAGTGCCTTCACGATCTGCGGCGCGGGCAGAGGAGGGCACCAGTGATGGCAGGGACGGGGCctggtggggcgggggggcggtTGGGGACCACCCGCCCGCCCGCGCCCCACCCAGCTGCTCACCGCCACCGTCATCTTGCCCAGGATCCGCTCAGGGATAGGGCCCTGCATCCGCTTCTTGAGCTTCTCGGCGCACGTGCCCATGAGCTCCATGGCAATGAAGACGTCCGTCTGCGGGGACAGCAGGTGGCGGCTTGGCGGGGTGGCTGtaccctcctgcccaccccagaCAGGCTcgggtcctgggggaggggcggggggcgcggGAGGCTTGGGGGGCGGGCGGCCGGCTCACGTTGGTGATGAAGGTCCCGAAGCACTGCACGATGTAGGGGCAATCGTGGCTCTTGAGGACCACGTCCAGGTCCATGAGGATCCGCTTGTTCTCTTCCTTGTTCCCCGAGCGCCGCATTTGCTGCACGGGACAGCAGGGGCCTTAGCGCCGAGCCTGGGGCGCGGGGCCCacccggggcgggggcgggctcACCTTGACAGCGATGACGTGCCCCGTCTTCCGGAAACGCATCTTCCACACCTGGCCACAGGTGCCACTGCCCATCTCCCCCAGGTTCTCCAGGTCATTGATTTCCGCCTGGTAGCGCTGGCGAGGAGAGCCAGGGCTGGGGGTCCACCGGGCCtctgccctccacccccagcccagacctACCAGCAGcgtcctgcccaccctccctgggGGGGCCGAGGGAAGGGCGGTACCTGGCCCCCAATGGTCAGGTAGCCCGTCTGCTTCATGATCTCCTGCAGCTTCTGGTCAATCTCGATGCTGAGGGGACAGAGAGCGGGTCCTGACCAACCTGAAGCCACCCCAGCCCCTAACACACAGGGTCCCACAGAGCTCACCAGCTCCTCCCTGAGGCTTGCcctgcgccccgccccgccccggccccaaCCTCCCGGCCCTCCCACCGGCCACCCTAGCCGCTCACCTCTCCATGCTGCGCGGTGTGAACAAGGTTGACGGGAGCCCCAGCATGTGGCGGGGCCGTGCGGGGGGCGTGGGGTGCTGCGGGGAGCTCTCGGAGGACGGTGAGCGGCTGCCCCCATCGTTGGCCAGTGGGagctgcagggctggggtggtgagaaccaggggcggggagggggttaGCTCCCAGCTGGCCCCAACTCAAGGGCCTGGAACCCTCATCTTACCCTCCCTGGCATCCCTCAGGTAGGGCGGCACAGCCCCCTGCCCCGCTGGGCTGGAGGAGCTCCCCGCTCCCAGACCACTCCTAGGGTGCCTTTTCCCACCCCGCACCCCGCCCACTCCTCTGACCTGGAAGGGCTTGCGGTGGGCTGGTCCCCAGAGGCTGAGGGTTCATCCCCAAGCCTCCCCTGACAGAAAACGGAGGCCCAGAGGCGGATGCCGTCCCTCGGGCAGGCAGCCTCCCCGCTGTGtccctttcctccccacctccgCCGGGGAAGCAGGCCCAGGGCCACCACACCCACACTCTGGACCACACAAGGCAGGAATGCCCGCTGGGATCAGCCCGAGCTCTGGCGCTGTGGGCAGCCTGACCTTGGCTGGACCACCCTGAGGAGAGAGTGGGCAAGGGACCTAGGCTTCCAGCTGCCTCGCCCAGCACTCTGTTTCAGGGTCAGGGAGGGCCGCCCTCTGGCCTGCGGGCTCATCGGTGAGCCTCCCGGCCTGGCCTGCGGAGCTAGGGCCGACGAGG containing:
- the TGFBR3L gene encoding transforming growth factor-beta receptor type 3-like protein, coding for MSAHQCTAPAPCLPKWPPSQGQSRLPACLAQCCLSRSSMLGTAILLLALLPGMTTLPSESAVSPFRAAPGPRLRRPLFSLELSDAEDAFPRRAGPLEVPADSRVFVQAALARPSPRWGMALHRCWVTPSSRQTPGPALALLRGGCSADSSVTFPPPRPLPGAARPARFSFRLRPVFNASVQFLHCQLSRCRRLRGARQTPAPLTLSPPSPPLRCLPRDEACAGAGSGRDESLGADSPHLHTLTQPIVVTVPRLPPRPPKGVPGRAVRPEPPAPAPGVLEPAPVVALVLAAFVLGAALAAGLGLVCAHSAPLPPRPAPDSLAQRPPAQQAPVRQVSVGGREEGECNLGPVGRMEEGGDNDSS
- the MAP2K7 gene encoding dual specificity mitogen-activated protein kinase kinase 7 isoform X2, which translates into the protein MAASSLEQKLSRLEAKLKQENREARRRIDLNLDISPQRPRPIIVITLSPAPAPSQRAALQLPLANDGGSRSPSSESSPQHPTPPARPRHMLGLPSTLFTPRSMESIEIDQKLQEIMKQTGYLTIGGQRYQAEINDLENLGEMGSGTCGQVWKMRFRKTGHVIAVKQMRRSGNKEENKRILMDLDVVLKSHDCPYIVQCFGTFITNTDVFIAMELMGTCAEKLKKRMQGPIPERILGKMTVAEKHGVIHRDVKPSNILLDERGQIKLCDFGISGRLVDSKAKTRSAGCAAYMAPERIDPPDPTKPDYDIRADVWSLGISLVELATGQFPYKNCKTDFEVLTKVLQEEPPLLPGHMGFSGDFQSFVKDCLTKDHRKRPKYNKLLEHSFIKRYETLEVDVASWFKDVMAKTESPRASGVLSQHHLPFFR
- the MAP2K7 gene encoding dual specificity mitogen-activated protein kinase kinase 7 isoform X1; protein product: MAASSLEQKLSRLEAKLKQENREARRRIDLNLDISPQRPRPIIVITLSPAPAPSQRAALQLPLANDGGSRSPSSESSPQHPTPPARPRHMLGLPSTLFTPRSMESIEIDQKLQEIMKQTGYLTIGGQRYQAEINDLENLGEMGSGTCGQVWKMRFRKTGHVIAVKQMRRSGNKEENKRILMDLDVVLKSHDCPYIVQCFGTFITNTDVFIAMELMGTCAEKLKKRMQGPIPERILGKMTVAIVKALYYLKEKHGVIHRDVKPSNILLDERGQIKLCDFGISGRLVDSKAKTRSAGCAAYMAPERIDPPDPTKPDYDIRADVWSLGISLVELATGQFPYKNCKTDFEVLTKVLQEEPPLLPGHMGFSGDFQSFVKDCLTKDHRKRPKYNKLLEHSFIKRYETLEVDVASWFKDVMAKTESPRASGVLSQHHLPFFR
- the MAP2K7 gene encoding dual specificity mitogen-activated protein kinase kinase 7 isoform X3; its protein translation is MAASSLEQKLSRLEAKLKQENREARRRIDLNLDISPQRPRPTLQLPLANDGGSRSPSSESSPQHPTPPARPRHMLGLPSTLFTPRSMESIEIDQKLQEIMKQTGYLTIGGQRYQAEINDLENLGEMGSGTCGQVWKMRFRKTGHVIAVKQMRRSGNKEENKRILMDLDVVLKSHDCPYIVQCFGTFITNTDVFIAMELMGTCAEKLKKRMQGPIPERILGKMTVAIVKALYYLKEKHGVIHRDVKPSNILLDERGQIKLCDFGISGRLVDSKAKTRSAGCAAYMAPERIDPPDPTKPDYDIRADVWSLGISLVELATGQFPYKNCKTDFEVLTKVLQEEPPLLPGHMGFSGDFQSFVKDCLTKDHRKRPKYNKLLEHSFIKRYETLEVDVASWFKDVMAKTESPRASGVLSQHHLPFFR